A section of the Pseudomonas lini genome encodes:
- a CDS encoding efflux RND transporter periplasmic adaptor subunit encodes MIQRHRMPLIFIVLLPFALAACNGATPADPRLQVPLVRIGVVQPSAPAARVFTGIVAARVQSDLGFRVPGKVLERLVDAGQSVKRGQPLMRIDANDLTLTARAQQEAVLAAMARARQASDDERRYRDLVSVGAVSASAYAGFKAAADSAKAQLNAAQAQADVAKNATGYSTLLADADGVVVDTLAEPGQVVGAGQVVVRVAHSGQREAVIQLPETLRPALGSAATVELYGQHQTAGKARLRQLSDSADRQTRTFEARYVLEGALSNATLGSTISVVIADTDVADAKELQVPIGALYDAGKGPGVWVVGGEPEQVAWRPIKVRSLNNEASMRVTGDLQVGDRVVALGAHLLREGEKVRTELADAPQNSVVEVSR; translated from the coding sequence ATGATCCAGCGCCACCGCATGCCACTCATTTTCATTGTCTTGTTGCCGTTTGCCTTAGCGGCCTGCAACGGGGCCACGCCTGCCGATCCTCGCCTTCAAGTGCCCTTGGTGCGCATCGGCGTGGTTCAACCCTCCGCGCCTGCGGCACGGGTATTCACCGGTATCGTCGCGGCTCGAGTTCAGAGCGATCTCGGTTTTCGGGTACCAGGGAAGGTCTTGGAGCGTTTGGTGGATGCTGGACAGAGTGTCAAGCGCGGGCAGCCCCTTATGCGAATCGATGCCAACGACCTGACGCTGACCGCGCGGGCACAGCAGGAAGCGGTACTGGCCGCCATGGCCCGCGCTCGGCAGGCCTCCGATGATGAGCGTCGCTACCGTGATCTGGTGTCCGTCGGAGCGGTATCCGCTTCAGCTTACGCAGGGTTCAAAGCGGCGGCCGACTCGGCGAAAGCTCAGCTAAACGCTGCCCAGGCCCAGGCTGATGTGGCGAAAAACGCGACCGGTTATTCGACGTTACTGGCTGATGCTGACGGAGTGGTAGTGGACACCTTGGCTGAGCCGGGGCAGGTGGTTGGCGCAGGGCAGGTGGTGGTGCGTGTTGCCCACTCAGGGCAACGCGAGGCGGTGATCCAGTTGCCCGAGACGTTACGTCCTGCGCTAGGCTCGGCGGCGACGGTTGAGCTATACGGCCAGCACCAGACTGCAGGTAAAGCGCGTTTACGCCAGTTGTCCGACTCTGCCGACCGACAGACCCGAACGTTTGAAGCGCGTTATGTGCTGGAGGGGGCGCTCTCCAACGCGACTCTGGGTTCGACGATCTCAGTAGTTATCGCTGACACGGATGTTGCTGATGCCAAGGAATTACAGGTGCCCATTGGGGCCCTCTACGACGCCGGTAAAGGCCCGGGAGTCTGGGTGGTTGGCGGGGAACCGGAGCAGGTGGCATGGCGCCCGATCAAGGTTCGCAGCCTGAATAATGAGGCCAGCATGCGCGTGACGGGTGATCTGCAGGTGGGTGATCGTGTTGTCGCATTGGGTGCTCACTTGCTGCGTGAGGGAGAGAAGGTCAGGACTGAGCTCGCCGATGCTCCGCAAAATTCAGTGGTTGAGGTAAGTCGATGA
- a CDS encoding TetR/AcrR family transcriptional regulator codes for MNQPSVSSPSARGPADHDIRDQIVAAANEHFSQYGYGKTTVSDLAKAIGFSKAYIYKFFESKQAIGNAICTNCLTEIVAAVEQAINADGISQTERFRRLVKTLIATGVSLFFNDRKLYDIAAFSASERWPSSQVYDAQIKNFVLQIVREGRELGEFERKTPLDETVEAIHLALRPFINPLLLQYNLDFVEEAPSLISNLVLRSLMP; via the coding sequence ATGAATCAGCCATCAGTTTCTTCGCCCAGCGCCCGTGGCCCAGCCGATCACGACATTCGAGACCAGATTGTCGCGGCGGCCAACGAACATTTCAGTCAGTACGGTTATGGCAAAACAACGGTTTCTGACCTAGCCAAGGCCATCGGCTTTTCCAAGGCTTACATCTACAAATTCTTTGAATCCAAGCAGGCGATTGGTAACGCTATCTGTACAAATTGCCTGACGGAAATCGTTGCAGCCGTGGAGCAGGCCATCAATGCAGACGGCATCTCGCAGACTGAACGTTTTCGGCGATTGGTCAAAACCCTGATCGCTACAGGTGTGAGCCTGTTCTTTAACGACCGTAAACTCTATGACATCGCGGCGTTCTCCGCATCGGAGCGCTGGCCGAGCTCGCAAGTCTATGACGCTCAGATCAAGAACTTCGTGCTGCAAATCGTGCGTGAGGGGCGAGAACTCGGCGAGTTTGAACGCAAGACACCGCTGGACGAGACGGTTGAGGCGATTCATCTCGCTCTGCGGCCCTTCATCAATCCTCTGCTATTGCAGTACAACCTCGATTTTGTTGAAGAAGCCCCTTCGCTCATCTCCAATCTTGTTCTGCGCAGCCTGATGCCTTAA
- a CDS encoding efflux transporter outer membrane subunit, whose protein sequence is MHPSPRFAVLLCLGVVAGCAVGPDYSEPSVELPEHFSAQTSRTRQVAAANADLAAWWNAFNDPILSQLINRALEQNLDLAQASARIEQARAGLGAANAALLPSATVSAQAARARQSLETPLGQVLNSDPSYNRYGNAYEANLNAGWELDVFGGLRRGKEAAFADYQASQAGAIATRLAVIAQTADLYISIRGLQARLEIARHQVDTRQQLLTTIEHLYAKGLAAELQLNQTQGALNQAQATVPVLQAGLDAAMNALDVMLGKAPGTYSAQLTKPAPIPDVPGLTDMGAPADLLRRRPDLIVAERRLAASSARIGEAMSEYYPKLSVAALLGSATSVSSANLFSNGASQASAALGLRWRLFDFGRINAQIDLAKGQEAEALAAYRQSVLRACEDVESAFSALINREQQSTKLAQGESAYAKARATSFAAYEKGVVSLIEVLDADEHLLAASDGRAQAQTESARAAVATFKALGGGWQRDDSNTRIVSKAL, encoded by the coding sequence ATGCACCCTTCTCCTCGTTTCGCCGTCTTACTGTGTTTGGGTGTGGTTGCAGGTTGCGCAGTGGGCCCCGACTACTCAGAACCCAGTGTGGAATTGCCCGAGCATTTCTCGGCTCAAACGTCCAGGACACGACAAGTGGCCGCCGCAAACGCCGATCTCGCCGCTTGGTGGAACGCATTTAATGACCCAATACTCAGTCAGCTGATCAATCGAGCACTTGAACAGAACCTCGATTTAGCCCAGGCAAGCGCAAGGATCGAGCAGGCTCGCGCCGGTTTGGGCGCAGCTAACGCAGCCCTCCTGCCGTCGGCTACCGTCAGCGCTCAAGCGGCCCGAGCCCGTCAGTCATTGGAGACTCCGTTGGGCCAAGTGCTGAATTCAGACCCGTCCTATAATCGCTACGGCAATGCCTATGAAGCGAATCTAAATGCCGGCTGGGAGCTGGATGTATTTGGCGGGTTGCGCCGAGGTAAAGAAGCCGCCTTCGCCGATTATCAGGCCTCGCAAGCCGGAGCGATTGCCACACGCTTGGCAGTGATCGCGCAGACAGCCGATCTTTACATCAGCATCCGAGGCCTTCAAGCACGCCTGGAAATTGCCCGGCATCAAGTAGACACGCGACAACAACTGCTCACCACCATCGAACACCTCTACGCAAAAGGACTGGCAGCTGAACTGCAGTTGAACCAGACCCAAGGAGCGCTGAATCAAGCGCAGGCAACCGTGCCGGTACTGCAAGCCGGCCTTGACGCGGCAATGAACGCGCTGGATGTCATGCTGGGCAAGGCACCGGGCACTTATAGCGCGCAGTTGACCAAACCAGCGCCTATCCCTGATGTGCCAGGCCTCACGGACATGGGTGCTCCGGCCGATCTGCTGCGTCGGCGTCCAGACTTGATCGTTGCCGAGCGCCGTCTTGCGGCATCCAGCGCGCGCATCGGCGAAGCCATGTCCGAATACTACCCCAAACTGTCTGTGGCTGCGCTGCTCGGCAGCGCTACATCGGTCTCCAGCGCAAACCTGTTCAGCAACGGCGCCAGCCAGGCTTCGGCGGCACTGGGATTACGCTGGAGGCTGTTCGATTTTGGCCGCATCAACGCTCAAATTGATTTGGCGAAAGGCCAAGAAGCCGAAGCCTTGGCCGCTTACCGCCAGTCTGTTCTGCGGGCCTGCGAAGATGTCGAAAGCGCTTTTTCGGCGCTGATCAACCGCGAGCAACAATCGACAAAACTCGCCCAGGGCGAGTCGGCGTATGCGAAAGCCAGAGCGACGTCGTTTGCCGCCTATGAAAAAGGCGTGGTCAGCCTGATCGAAGTACTGGATGCCGATGAACATCTCCTAGCGGCATCAGATGGTAGAGCCCAGGCACAAACTGAATCGGCTCGCGCTGCAGTGGCCACGTTCAAAGCATTGGGCGGCGGTTGGCAGCGAGACGACTCAAATACTCGTATTGTCTCAAAGGCACTGTAA
- the surE gene encoding 5'/3'-nucleotidase SurE has translation MPNDQPRFERILLTNDDGIDAPGLKVLERIASQMAREVWVVAPLLDQSGTSHSLSLHTPLRLSFHGARRFAVTGTPGDCVAMALGHLLNHDSPDLILSGVNRGANLGVETVFSGTVGAAMTGLLFGIPSIALSQSFTDRSAVPWENALNHAPQVIAQLMDMDWPKDVCLNINFPSCALAAVLPLKLTRQGFGRLSGVSVRTENDPRGLQYHWLSLDRHTQADTAGTETAELLAGHITVTPLQFERTYDKAFVSLGQQNRDSLVD, from the coding sequence ATGCCTAATGACCAGCCGAGATTCGAGCGGATTCTTCTCACCAATGATGACGGTATTGATGCTCCGGGGCTCAAGGTTTTGGAGCGCATTGCGTCTCAAATGGCACGGGAGGTTTGGGTTGTAGCGCCGTTACTCGATCAAAGCGGGACTTCTCACTCGCTTAGTCTTCACACTCCCTTGCGGCTGAGCTTTCATGGCGCCAGACGCTTTGCAGTCACCGGGACGCCGGGGGATTGTGTGGCAATGGCACTAGGGCACCTGCTCAATCACGACAGTCCTGATCTGATTTTGTCAGGAGTAAATAGAGGCGCGAACTTGGGAGTCGAAACAGTTTTCTCGGGCACGGTTGGGGCAGCCATGACGGGGTTGCTGTTTGGGATTCCATCTATCGCGTTGAGCCAGTCGTTTACCGACAGGAGTGCTGTGCCTTGGGAAAACGCGCTCAATCATGCGCCGCAAGTCATCGCCCAGCTCATGGACATGGACTGGCCGAAGGATGTTTGCTTGAACATCAATTTCCCCAGCTGCGCCTTGGCCGCCGTGCTTCCATTGAAACTGACACGCCAAGGATTCGGGCGTTTGAGCGGTGTATCGGTACGCACAGAAAATGATCCTCGTGGTCTTCAGTATCACTGGCTGAGCCTGGATAGGCACACACAAGCCGATACAGCGGGTACTGAAACGGCCGAGCTTCTTGCTGGGCACATTACCGTGACACCGCTGCAATTTGAGCGGACATATGACAAGGCATTTGTATCGCTTGGGCAACAGAATCGAGACTCGCTCGTGGATTAG
- a CDS encoding MarR family winged helix-turn-helix transcriptional regulator, translating to MDISLFRERATRLSKRLRQEAQNHPETWSQMLVLSAIDQMDGTATPSKIAEAENMRSSNLASLLRDLDARELITRTQDTSDLRRTWIGLSEKGRLVLQASRDRRDEWLGNAVQACLSDKERKQLEAAGMLMEKLSGYRKLSD from the coding sequence ATGGATATTTCGTTGTTTCGTGAACGAGCGACTCGACTAAGCAAACGTCTGCGTCAGGAAGCACAAAATCACCCTGAAACGTGGTCGCAGATGTTGGTCTTGAGTGCAATTGACCAAATGGACGGGACGGCGACGCCTTCGAAAATTGCAGAAGCAGAAAACATGCGGTCGTCGAACCTGGCCTCTCTGCTGCGCGACCTGGACGCTCGTGAGTTGATTACGCGCACTCAAGACACCAGTGATCTTCGCCGCACATGGATAGGGCTGTCCGAAAAAGGCAGGTTGGTATTGCAGGCAAGCCGAGATCGGCGTGATGAATGGCTCGGCAACGCGGTGCAAGCCTGCCTTTCGGATAAAGAACGCAAACAACTGGAAGCTGCTGGAATGCTGATGGAGAAGCTGAGCGGCTATAGAAAGTTAAGCGATTAG
- a CDS encoding nucleobase:cation symporter-2 family protein produces MKTPHVSQQRPEDENLGIGANMAYGLQHVLTMYGGIVAVPLIIGQAAGLSPADIGLLIAASLFAGGLATLLQTLGLPFFGCQLPLVQGVSFSGVATMVAIVSSGGEGGFQSILGAVIAASLIGLLITPVFSRITKFFPPLVTGIVITTIGLTLMPVAARWAMGGNSHAPDFGSMANIGLAAVTLVLVLLLSKIGSATISRLSILLAMVIGTVIAVFLGMADFSSVTQGPMFGFPTPFHFGMPTFHFAAILSMCIVIMVTLVETSADILAVGEIIGTKVDSKRLGNGLRADMLSSMIAPIFGSFTQSAFAQNVGLVAVTGIKSRFVVATGGVFLVVLGLLPFMGRVIAAVPTSVLGGAGIVLFGTVAASGIRTLSKVDYRNNVNLIIVATSIGFGMIPIAAPNFYDHFPSWFATIFHSGISSSAIMAIVLNLTFNHLTAGNSDQQSVFAAGTERVLRYQDLAALREGDYFSEGKLRDCEGNEIPVVEVEHGHTELRAVHAKNSEHV; encoded by the coding sequence ATGAAAACGCCCCATGTTTCACAACAACGGCCTGAGGATGAGAATCTCGGGATCGGCGCGAATATGGCTTACGGCCTGCAACACGTTCTGACCATGTATGGCGGTATCGTCGCGGTGCCTTTGATCATCGGCCAAGCGGCCGGTCTCTCGCCGGCGGACATCGGTTTGTTGATTGCTGCTTCATTGTTTGCAGGGGGGCTGGCGACACTGCTGCAAACCCTGGGTTTGCCGTTTTTCGGTTGTCAGTTGCCGCTGGTACAGGGCGTGTCGTTCTCCGGCGTTGCGACCATGGTGGCGATTGTCAGCAGTGGTGGGGAGGGCGGGTTTCAGTCGATTCTCGGGGCGGTGATTGCCGCGTCGCTGATCGGTTTGCTGATCACGCCGGTGTTCTCGCGAATCACCAAGTTCTTTCCGCCGCTGGTGACGGGCATTGTGATCACTACTATCGGCCTGACGCTGATGCCGGTAGCCGCGCGCTGGGCCATGGGCGGCAACAGCCATGCCCCGGACTTCGGCAGCATGGCGAACATTGGCCTGGCGGCAGTAACGCTGGTGCTGGTACTGCTGCTGAGCAAGATCGGCAGTGCGACCATCTCCCGTTTGTCGATCCTCTTGGCCATGGTCATCGGCACAGTCATCGCTGTGTTCCTCGGCATGGCGGATTTCTCGTCCGTCACCCAAGGCCCGATGTTCGGCTTCCCGACACCATTCCATTTCGGCATGCCGACGTTCCACTTCGCCGCGATTCTGTCGATGTGTATTGTGATCATGGTGACCCTGGTGGAAACCTCGGCCGACATTCTGGCCGTCGGTGAAATCATCGGCACCAAAGTCGACTCCAAACGCTTGGGCAACGGCCTGCGCGCCGACATGCTGTCGAGCATGATCGCGCCGATCTTCGGCTCTTTCACCCAGAGCGCCTTCGCCCAGAACGTCGGGCTGGTGGCGGTGACGGGGATCAAGAGCCGTTTCGTGGTGGCCACCGGTGGTGTGTTCCTGGTGGTGCTCGGATTGCTGCCCTTCATGGGCCGGGTCATCGCCGCCGTCCCGACCTCCGTCCTCGGCGGCGCCGGCATTGTGTTGTTCGGCACTGTGGCGGCGAGCGGCATTCGGACGCTGTCCAAGGTTGACTACCGCAACAACGTCAACCTGATCATCGTCGCTACCTCCATCGGTTTCGGCATGATCCCCATCGCTGCACCGAACTTTTACGATCACTTCCCCAGCTGGTTCGCGACGATCTTCCACTCGGGCATCAGCTCCTCGGCGATCATGGCCATCGTGCTGAACCTGACCTTCAACCACCTCACTGCCGGCAATTCGGATCAACAATCGGTGTTTGCGGCCGGTACCGAGCGGGTCTTGCGTTATCAGGATCTGGCGGCATTGCGGGAAGGGGATTACTTCAGCGAAGGTAAGCTGCGTGATTGCGAGGGAAATGAGATTCCGGTGGTGGAGGTAGAGCATGGGCATACAGAGCTGCGGGCGGTGCATGCGAAAAACAGTGAGCATGTCTGA
- a CDS encoding BrnT family toxin has product MKSFEIQYHKAKNAANKLKHQGVSLADTEPVFYDERALMLQDNHHDEPRWIIIGLDAKGRLLVVAYTYRDPNFVRIISARIATKNERRHYMEA; this is encoded by the coding sequence ATGAAGTCATTCGAAATTCAGTACCACAAGGCAAAGAACGCGGCCAACAAACTAAAGCATCAAGGCGTCAGCCTCGCAGATACAGAACCCGTGTTTTATGACGAACGAGCTCTGATGCTTCAGGACAACCACCATGATGAGCCGCGATGGATCATCATCGGGCTGGATGCCAAAGGTCGACTGCTGGTCGTTGCATACACCTACCGCGACCCGAATTTCGTGCGAATCATTTCAGCGCGCATCGCCACTAAAAACGAGCGTCGCCACTATATGGAGGCTTGA
- a CDS encoding BrnA antitoxin family protein — translation MKDEYDFSNAKRGAVASSKGKTRITIMLDDVVIEAARASAESEGYGYQTVINNTLRQALLSDKGKTMKPDQNTAVASVGHLKKGITASELKSLEKKLLEALNEIHHVMELEVRS, via the coding sequence ATGAAAGATGAATACGACTTCAGCAACGCCAAACGTGGAGCGGTCGCCTCCAGCAAAGGCAAGACCCGAATCACCATCATGCTCGATGATGTCGTCATAGAGGCCGCGCGTGCGTCGGCAGAAAGCGAGGGGTATGGCTACCAGACGGTGATCAACAATACCCTGCGCCAGGCATTGCTCAGTGATAAGGGCAAAACGATGAAGCCCGATCAGAACACGGCTGTTGCAAGTGTCGGGCATCTCAAAAAAGGCATCACCGCCTCGGAGCTGAAAAGCCTGGAGAAAAAATTGTTAGAAGCCCTCAATGAAATCCATCACGTGATGGAGCTTGAAGTTCGCTCCTGA
- a CDS encoding arylamine N-acetyltransferase, whose translation MSETRLTNLALYLQRLGFDAPPAPSLETLRKLQLRHTGAFPFENLTTLLGQPVLIDLPSIEQKVLREGRGGYCYELNNLFLVLLQALGFDARGITGRVVMGQPEGAWTARTHRLSLVTLDGVRYITDVGFGGMVPTAPLMLDTEAEQFTPHESYRIEPHADGYTLRANVGGEWRAMYIFDLQRQEDIDYTLGNWYVSTHPESSFVKQLMVARTGEGWRRTLLNGSFTIHRMGSESERREVAEVDELIGLLESEFGIRVPEQEVLKQVLERLIKPV comes from the coding sequence ATGAGCGAAACACGACTGACGAATCTTGCGCTGTACCTGCAACGGCTGGGCTTCGACGCCCCCCCGGCGCCGTCCCTGGAAACCCTGCGCAAATTGCAGTTGCGCCACACAGGTGCTTTCCCCTTCGAAAACCTCACCACACTATTGGGGCAACCGGTACTCATCGATCTACCGTCCATCGAGCAGAAAGTTTTGCGCGAAGGTCGTGGCGGTTACTGCTACGAACTCAACAACCTGTTCCTGGTCTTGCTTCAGGCACTGGGCTTCGACGCTCGTGGCATCACCGGTCGCGTGGTCATGGGCCAGCCCGAAGGCGCATGGACCGCCCGCACTCACCGCTTGAGCCTGGTAACCCTGGATGGCGTGCGCTACATCACCGACGTCGGCTTCGGCGGCATGGTGCCCACCGCACCGCTGATGCTGGATACCGAAGCCGAGCAGTTCACCCCCCACGAATCCTATCGCATCGAACCGCACGCCGACGGCTATACCCTGCGCGCCAACGTCGGCGGTGAATGGAGGGCGATGTACATCTTCGATTTGCAACGTCAGGAAGACATCGATTACACCCTCGGCAACTGGTACGTCTCGACCCATCCTGAATCTTCCTTTGTGAAACAATTGATGGTGGCGCGGACGGGGGAGGGATGGCGACGCACATTGCTTAACGGCAGCTTTACCATTCATCGCATGGGCAGTGAGAGCGAACGGCGGGAGGTGGCAGAGGTGGACGAGTTGATCGGGTTACTGGAAAGCGAATTCGGGATTCGAGTGCCGGAGCAGGAAGTGTTGAAACAGGTGCTTGAGCGCTTGATTAAGCCTGTGTAG
- the xth gene encoding exodeoxyribonuclease III — MKNLKIATFNVNGMRARLPNLLAWLAREQPDIACLQELKSVDGAFPVAELEAAGYGAVWHGQVSWNGVAILARDAQPLESRRGLPGDDSDTHSRYVEAAVHGVLVGCLYLPNGNPQPGPKFDYKLAWFERLISHAKDLQSSDHPVVLAGDYNVVPTDLDIYNPRSWLKDALLQPESRACYQRLLDQGWTDALRHLYPEERIYTFWDYFRQHWQKNSGLRIDHLLLNPALSPYLQEAGVDAWVRNEPHASDHAPTWIRLGSRKRR, encoded by the coding sequence ATGAAGAACCTGAAAATCGCCACCTTCAACGTCAATGGCATGCGCGCCCGCTTGCCGAATCTACTGGCTTGGCTTGCGCGGGAGCAGCCAGACATCGCCTGTTTGCAGGAACTCAAATCGGTCGATGGCGCGTTCCCCGTCGCCGAACTGGAGGCGGCCGGGTATGGCGCCGTCTGGCACGGCCAGGTGTCGTGGAACGGGGTGGCGATTCTGGCGCGTGATGCGCAGCCACTGGAGAGTCGGCGCGGTTTGCCGGGTGATGACAGCGATACCCATAGCCGCTACGTGGAAGCTGCCGTGCACGGGGTTCTAGTGGGTTGTCTGTATCTGCCCAATGGCAATCCACAGCCGGGGCCGAAATTCGATTACAAACTGGCGTGGTTCGAGCGGCTGATCTCGCACGCCAAGGATCTGCAGAGCAGCGACCATCCGGTAGTGCTGGCCGGCGACTACAACGTGGTGCCCACTGATCTGGACATCTACAACCCGCGCTCCTGGCTCAAGGACGCGCTGCTGCAACCCGAGAGTCGCGCCTGTTATCAGCGGTTGCTGGACCAGGGCTGGACCGATGCCCTGCGTCATCTGTATCCAGAGGAGCGGATCTACACCTTCTGGGATTATTTCCGGCAGCACTGGCAGAAAAACTCGGGGTTGCGCATCGATCATCTGCTGCTCAACCCGGCACTGAGTCCTTACCTGCAAGAGGCCGGTGTCGACGCCTGGGTTCGCAACGAACCTCATGCCAGCGATCATGCGCCGACATGGATTCGATTGGGTTCGCGCAAGCGTCGATAA